A genomic stretch from Chaetodon auriga isolate fChaAug3 chromosome 17, fChaAug3.hap1, whole genome shotgun sequence includes:
- the LOC143335566 gene encoding uncharacterized protein LOC143335566, whose protein sequence is MKVLVVLALAVFSVCNANMLWQEPPKSSLDVVKDAFWDYVAKATLTAEDSLKQIRESELGQEVNARISQSADTVNQYVVTLRAQAAPLTQDFMTRFSQEAEQLKARLEKDMTAVSANLQPYAEEMVAHLQRQVEELKKEAAPYAEAMDPEALKAVLLQKSQELKGQLDMSVNRLQAQMVPYTEEMKEKMDQSLEEFQRSMIPLAQSFETQLTQKTQEIQQNLAPYGEELRAKLDADAQNLKGQLTALWESFTKMTQ, encoded by the exons ATGAAGGTCCTGGTGGTTCTCGCACttgctgttttctctg TTTGCAATGCCAACATGCTGTGGCAGGAGCCGCCCAAGAGCAGCCTGGATGTGGTGAAAGATGCTTTTTGGGACTACGTTGCTAAAGCGACACTCACTGCTGAGGACTCCCTGAAGCAGATCAGAGAGTCTGAGCtgggacaggaagtgaa TGCCAGGATCTCTCAGAGCGCTGACACAGTGAACCAGTACGTTGTTACTCTGCGTGCTCAGGCGGCTCCTCTGACTCAGGACTTCATGACTCGGTTCTCTCAGGAGGCCGAGCAGCTGAAGGCCCGTCTGGAGAAGGACATGACCGCCGTGAGCGCTAACCTGCAGCCTTACGCTGAGGAGATGGTGGCGCACCTCCagaggcaggtggaggagctgaagaaggaggcGGCCCCCTACGCTGAGGCCATGGACCCCGAGGCCCTGAAGGCCGTCCTGCTGCAGAAGAGCCAGGAGCTGAAGGGGCAGCTGGATATGAGCGTGAACAGGCTGCAGGCCCAGATGGTTCCCTACACcgaggagatgaaggagaagatggATCAGAGCCTGGAGGAGTTTCAGAGGAGCATGATCCCCCTGGCCCAGAGCTTTGAGACCCAGCTGACCCAGAAAACCCAGGAGATCCAGCAGAACCTGGCTCCATACGGAGAGGAGCTGAGGGCCAAACTGGACGCTGACGCCCAGAACCTGAAGGGGCAGCTGACGGCTCTGTGGGAGTCTTTCACTAAGATGACCCAGTAA
- the tomm40l gene encoding mitochondrial import receptor subunit TOM40B: MGSALAASSPNPPPPASAGAAAVPGLTVPPGFGMPPVSSVLSPTDAASGQQQEAENPLPNPGAFDECHRKCKEVFPMQMEGVRLVVNKGLSNHFQVNHTVMLSTMGESSYRFGATYVGSKQMGPAEFFPVMVGDMDSTGSLNAQIIHQITSRIRSKVAFQTQQNKFVNWQGDAEIRGEDFTATVTLGNPDVLVGSGIVVTHYLQSITPSLALGGELVYHRRPGEEGTVMSLVGRYTGSNYIATLTLGSAGAHASYYHKANEQLQVGVEFEASSRMQDTSVSFGYQLDVPKANLQFKGSLDSNWIVGATLEKKLLPLPLSLVLCTFLNHRKNKFQCGFGVTIG, from the exons ATGGGCAGTGCTTTGGCTGCCAGCTCCCCCAACCCTCCACCGCCGGCCTCTGCTGGTGCCGCCGCCGTCCCGGGGTTGACGGTGCCGCCGGGCTTTGGGATGCCTCCGGTTTCCTCAGTTCTATCCCCCACCGATGCAGCctcaggacagcagcaggaggcggAAAACCCTTTGCCGAACCCGGGTGCATTTGATGAGTGCCATCGCAAGTGCAAAG agGTTTTCCCGATGCAGATGGAAGGCGTCCGGCTTGTTGTCAACAAGGGCCTAAGCAATCACTTCCAG GTCAATCACACTGTGATGCTGAGCACCATGGGAGAGTCCTCCTACAGGTTCGGTGCTACATACGTTGGATCAAAGCAGATGGGTCCAGCTGAG TTTTTTCCCGTCATGGTGGGAGACATGGACAGCACTGGCAGCCTTAACGCCCAGATCATCCACCAGATCACCAGCAGAATACGATCCAAAGTGGCCTTCCAG ACACAGCAGAACAAGTTTGTGAACTGGCAAGGTGACGCTGAGATCAGGGGAGAAGATTTCACTGCAACAGTTACACTTGGGAACCCAGATGTCCTCGTCGGCTCTG GTATTGTTGTCACACACTACCTCCAGTCCATAACGCCGTCTCTGGCTCTGGGAGGGGAGCTGGTTTACCACCGCAGGCCAGGAGAGGAAGGCACAGTGATGTCTTTAGTGGGCAGATACACAG GCAGCAACTACATCGCCACGTTGACGCTCGGCTCGGCGGGCGCTCATGCTTCATACTATCACAAAGCCAACGAGCAG TTGCAGGTCGGCGTGGAGTTTGAGGCGAGCTCCCGCATGCAAGACACCAGCGTGTCGTTCGGCTATCAGCTAGATGTGCCTAAAGCCAATTTACAGTTTAAAG gTTCACTAGACAGTAACTGGATAGTTGGTGCAACGTTAGAAAAgaagctgctgccgctgccgctcTCCCTGGTCCTCTGCACCTTCCTCAACCACCGCAAGAACAAGTTCCAGTGCGGATTCGGCGTCACTATCGGTTAG